The following are from one region of the Corythoichthys intestinalis isolate RoL2023-P3 chromosome 17, ASM3026506v1, whole genome shotgun sequence genome:
- the znf462 gene encoding zinc finger protein 462 isoform X1 codes for MEVLQCDGCDFRADSYDDLKSHIQEVHTVFLQPADADESDSLREEQEEEEDEEDKQAEDEAGVQETGNKDDKNYTPPKAGMSPDSADSSSKTSPKQIGETHLLFYQCKFCVRYFRSKSFLRNHTKKVHNVVEEDVVAQISSQTDNSNSKMYSCQYCTYKSPRKARMMKHHVTYHSKAPAGSAAAPETAELDEESGASSDLSSGTFACEWCDYQTDLKASWTNHIVKEHDDKVKIVSSVPEPEGDICAATSLKPDSPSQSPTRSNTALSEGHEDPMTEMLENTSAQTPAVTPASAGCSVSPRRPNSGSEIDASVQNEEDSRSSLEGDDEELGDIDDPSYTGTLSADAKQLLTDEDNKLLETKGIPFRKYQNRFQCPFCSFLTMHRRSISRHIENIHLSGKTTVYKCDECPFICTSPLKLGTHKQSHCNSDVETMDLTSDSPEPHNDGTAEPVNGANVSMSKMNGKKSISVLNDQQNPHRCTLCNYSTTTLKGLRVHQQHKHSYCDDMDPTVSESQLADQLDTDLAASPTCLQKTQTSILGLATKKPLVGGKRARKSINDLPLDLSSVKKRTRIDEIASNLQSKISQSQQDVVINLDEMDDEDMGDHHSNEGSNHDGKNAIFAYNILQPHTRDSSHKGGRIGKRKSHPKSNTRSLPLSQTLSDDSEIISGDMIDGRDAPQDNSDYSVDPGMARFYCKHCDYHNKSARSVSTHYQRMHPYIKFSFKYILDPEDQSAVFRCLECYIEYTNYNDLHQHYMDHHPEASNVLNFNQPNLVYMCRFCSYTSPNVRSLMPHYQRMHPTVKINNAMIFSSYVVEQSHKSGESQTLREILNSGPKIFNSATSTPKSSSSPLLKAVPKTPESGVEVDPLKDAMAGSVVVYDCDMCSFSSPNMHSVLVHYQKKHPEQKASYFRIQKSMKVVSVDQPVANASFNLNMSSTPKKSSAALYGLDEDMFYCKHCVYSNKSVVGVLVHYQKRHPEVKVTAKYIKHGAPTPGLLKLIDELQIAAPKQFMTQFANNGHDGSSNSSPKPGSGDKCEDELFFCQHCDYGNRTVKGVLIHYQKKHKETKANADLVRRHTAVVRSQRERAQSSSVPSATIPAPPDPENTAPLRSLKCRHCPYTSPYVYALKKHLKKDHPTSKATTLTILHWAYQDGILEAGYHCEWCIYSHSEPQGLLLHYQRRHPEHNVDYAYMASKLWAGPETTPQGGNLETKHYKCKDCAFEACTIYDITSHYQAVHPWAIQEDESVILDIIKGNTSADKTPKENTSFKSQSVEDDGALYIVTPPRESNPNPTHPRLSISNNPYQCTVCLSEYNSLHGLLTHYGKKHPGMKVKAADFAQEADINPSSVYKCRHCPYVNSRIHGVLTHYQKRHPLVKVTAEDFANDIEQISDTNEAEDKNKTQRQGYGAYRCKMCSYTHGTLEKLKIHYEKYHNQSVTEIFTPGLTNFSVSQDTEPVAECSAGHTSSAGKIQEVNDVDFTLSHASINKPEKHAVFKCQLCKYFCSTRKGIARHYRIKHNNVRAQPEGKNNVFKCALCSYTNPIRKGLAAHYQKRHDIDAYYTHCLAASKTMTEKPNKVILTPSSEQENSEMSEEVRLAVERRKCSLCPFQAFSRKSIVSHYIKRHPGVFPKKQHASKLSRYFTVIYAKEPEKTDDSEGENKEALDDAPDPEQDGDCLPFKCLKCFRLSFSNGLLLSMHYNDYHRTDFKRDFAVSPDPVDDDDASESFQCSHCELKFLSLPDLASHLLNHNEEFQKRATRHERRRQLLNKQKSADVPESKSEKESCANKAPIGFRCNFCVEVHTTIRAICNHLRKHVQYGEVKEGHVKQEVSEVALTMPSERLVNGGAVEDEAGNERPEDATKGVATPESDAVEGKSSALKQRLATGGHPCAQCDRVFMSMQGLRSHERSHSAMAMIIREDKYSCHYCQFVSPFRHNLDRHMQSHHGHHKPFKCKLCPFKSAYVSRLKSHLHKAHTGEQHTYKCLSCPFSSMTISQLKEHSLQDHGEALTLPKLRAATQAAHNALRTPTRSTTNAENSPLTPEETSYWEPADVQEQLSHYQIASRTHTSPSDHRPDSILTCEFCEFSSGYMQSLRRHYRDRHGGKKLFKCKDCPFFTCYKNTFTLHVEAGHSNNNNNNVQEDVQKDLRCPLCLYHTKYKSSMIDHIVLHREERVGPMEVNRSKLSRHLQGMVFRCHKCTFTCSSDHALQMHLHKHAELKPYRCQLCYYDSRRRSQLQEHLRVEHKVIRNFELMGRVNLDQLEMMDEQENSSEEEEEELHKQQPQLVQGEGQEEEQGNTMELSVDKHEAAAATEEDEVMEMTESPKEEEGGVEDDEREGTIKEEEEEDDEFKDAAEERPVLQEVLASPTRSSSSSSSSSSSSSSSGSSSSSSSGGEKRLPCEFCGRCFTNNLEWERHVLRHGMMVNKSQMDSSANSNTDASAPSSLSSTSIDTGLELLTNQDEDHNPSAISPSKPMDAESVDAKKDQQSD; via the exons ATGGAGGTACTGCAATGCGACGGTTGTGACTTCCGTGCAGACTCGTACGACGACTTGAAGAGCCACATTCAGGAAGTGCACACTGTCTTCCTGCAGCCTGCTGACGCAGACGAGTCAGACTCTCTGAgagaggagcaggaggaggaagaagacgAAGAAGACAAGCAGGCGGAGGATGAAGCAGGAGTGCAGGAAACCGGGAACAAGGATGACAAGAATTACACACCACCTAAAGCTGGAATGA GTCCCGACTCTGCCGACAGCTCCAGCAAGACATCGCCGAAGCAAATTGGTGAAACCCATTTGCTGTTCTACCAGTGCAAGTTCTGCGTCCGTTACTTCAGATCCAAGTCGTTCTTGAGGAATCACACCAAGAAGGTGCACAATGTTGTCGAGGAGGACGTGGTCGCACAGATATCCTCGCAGACAGACAATTCCAATTCCAAAATGTATTCCTGCCAGTATTGCACATACAAGTCTCCGCGCAAAGCAAGGATGATGAAACACCATGTTACGTATCATAGCAAAGCCCCTGCTGGCTCAGCTGCTGCACCAGAGACTGCAGAACTAGATGAAGAGTCGGGGGCATCCAGCGACCTTTCGAGTGGGACGTTTGCCTGTGAATGGTGTGATTATCAGACTGACCTGAAGGCCAGCTGGACCAACCATATAGTAAAGGAACATGATGACAAGGTCAAAATAGTGTCCAGTGTTCCTGAGCCAGAAGGAGACATCTGTGCAGCAACCTCACTTAAACCAGATTCTCCCTCCCAAAGTCCTACGAGATCAAACACAGCATTGTCTGAAGGACATGAGGATCCAATGACGGAAATGCTTGAAAACACATCAGCACAGACTCCTGCGGTCACACCTGCTAGTGCAGGATGCTCAGTTTCACCCAGGAGGCCAAACAGTGGAAGTGAGATAGACGCCAGCGTACAAAATGAAGAGGATTCAAGAAGCAGCTTAGAAGGTGATGATGAAGAGCTTGGTGATATAGATGATCCTAGCTACACTGGAACGCTTTCAGCAGATGCGAAACAGCTTTTAACAGACGAGGACAATAAGCTGCTGGAGACCAAAGGAATTCCGTTCAGGAAATACCAGAACCGTTTCCAATGTCCCTTTTGCTCCTTCCTTACCATGCACAGACGGAGCATCTCACGCCACATTGAAAACATTCACCTCTCTGGTAAAACCACAGTGTATAAATGTGATGAATGCCCGTTTATTTGCACCAGCCCTCTTAAATTAGGCACACACAAACAGAGTCACTGTAACTCTGATGTGGAGACCATGGACCTGACGAGCGACAGCCCCGAACCTCACAATGATGGTACTGCAGAGCCCGTCAATGGGGCAAATGTAAGTATGTCCAAGATGAATGGAAAAAAGTCAATCAGCGTCTTAAATGACCAGCAGAACCCACACCGCTGCACACTCTGCAACTACTCCACAACGACTTTAAAGGGACTGAGGGTTCATCAGCAGCACAAGCATTCCTACTGTGATGACATGGATCCCACCGTCTCAGAAAGTCAGCTGGCCGACCAGCTGGACACGGACTTGGCGGCCTCGCCAACATGTCTACAAAAAACCCAAACTTCTATTTTAGGGCTTGCAACCAAAAAACCTTTGGTTGGTGGTAAACGAGCAAGAAAGTCCATCAATGACCTACCTTTGGATTTGTCTTCAGTCAAAAAGAGAACAAGAATTGATGAAATCGCGAGCAATCTTCAAAGCAAAATcagccaaagtcaacaggacgtGGTCATAAATCTGGATGAAATGGATGACGAGGACATGGGCGACCATCACAGCAATGAAGGAAGTAACCATGATGGCAAGAATGCCATCTTTGCATACAACATACTGCAGCCACACACAAGGGATTCATCTCACAAAGGAGGCAGGattggaaaaagaaaaagccACCCTAAATCAAACACCAGGAGTCTACCGCTGTCCCAGACTCTTTCAGATGATAGTGAAATCATTTCAGGTGATATGATTGATGGCCGAGACGCTCCCCAAGATAACAGTGACTATTCCGTAGATCCTGGAATGGCGCGTTTTTACTGTAAACACTGTGATTACCACAACAAATCTGCTCGTAGTGTCAGTACTCATTATCAGAGGATGCACCCTTACATCAAATTCAGCTTTAAGTACATCCTGGACCCAGAGGACCAGAGCGCTGTCTTCCGCTGCTTGGAGTGCTACATTGAGTACACAAACTACAATGACCTACACCAACACTACATGGATCACCATCCAGAAGCCAGCAACGTGCTCAACTTTAACCAGCCCaatttagtgtacatgtgtcGCTTCTGTTCATACACAAGCCCCAATGTGCGAAGCCTAATGCCCCACTACCAGCGAATGCATCCCACTGTGAAGATCAACAATGCCATGATCTTCTCCAGCTACGTTGTTGAGCAGTCGCATAAGTCTGGTGAGTCACAAACTCTAAGGGAGATATTAAACTCTGGCCCAAAAATATTTAACTCAGCTACGTCCACTCCAAAGTCCTCTTCGAGCCCACTGCTTAAAGCAGTGCCCAAGACTCCTGAATCAGGTGTGGAGGTGGATCCCCTCAAGGATGCAATGGCCGGCAGTGTTGTTGTCTACGATTGTGACATGTGTTCCTTTTCCAGCCCCAACATGCACTCTGTTTTGGTCCATTATCAAAAGAAACACCCCGAACAAAAGGCATCTTACTTCCGCATACAGAAATCTATGAAAGTTGTTTCGGTGGATCAACCTGTTGCTAATGCCTCGTTTAATTTGAACATGTCAagtaccccaaaaaaatcaagcgcGGCACTTTATGGATTAGATGAGGATATGTTCTACTGCAAACACTGTGTATATAGCAACAAATCTGTTGTGGGCGTGTTGGTGCATTATCAAAAGAGACATCCAGAAGTAAAAGTGACAGCCAAATATATAAAACATGGAGCCCCCACTCCGGGTTTGTTGAAACTAATTGATGAATTACAAATAGCAGCGCCCAAGCAGTTTATGACGCAGTTTGCAAACAATGGTCACGATGGTTCCAGCAACTCAAGTCCTAAACCTGGAAGTGGAGATAAATGTGAGGATGAACTGTTCTTCTGTCAACACTGCGATTACGGCAACCGGACAGTTAAAGGGGTGCTGATTCATTATCAGAAGAAACACAAGGAAACTAAAGCAAATGCTGACCTTGTGCGACGTCACACGGCTGTTGTCCGCAGTCAGCGTGAGCGCGCGCAGTCTAGCAGCGTTCCTTCCGCCACCATTCCGGCTCCTCCCGACCCCGAAAACACTGCACCGCTACGTTCCCTGAAGTGCAGACACTGTCCCTACACATCCCCTTATGTGTACGCCCTCAAGAAGCATCTCAAAAAGGATCACCCAACGTCTAAGGCCACAACCTTGACCATTTTACACTGGGCTTACCAAGATGGCATTCTTGAGGCAGGCTATCACTGTGAATGGTGCATTTACTCCCACTCTGAACCCCAAGGCCTGCTTCTTCATTACCAAAGACGCCACCCGGAGCATAATGTAGACTACGCCTACATGGCCAGCAAGCTCTGGGCCGGACCAGAGACCACTCCACAAGGGGGTAACCTtgaaacaaaacattacaaatgTAAGGACTGTGCCTTTGAGGCTTGCACAATATATGACATAACTAGCCACTATCAGGCAGTGCACCCCTGGGCGATCCAAGAGGACGAATCTGTTATTTTGGATATCATTAAAGGAAACACTTCAGCTGATAAGACCCCAAAAGAAAACACATCTTTCAAAAGCCAGTCCGTTGAGGATGATGGCGCTCTGTACATTGTCACCCCACCTCGAGAGAGCAACCCCAATCCCACTCACCCACGTCTCTCCATTTCCAATAATCCCTATCAGTGCACAGTGTGTCTGTCCGAGTACAACAGCCTCCATGGCCTCCTGACACACTATGGCAAAAAGCACCCCGGTATGAAAGTCAAAGCTGCAGATTTCGCACAGGAGGCAGACATCAATCCGAGCTCTGTGTATAAATGTCGCCACTGCCCCTACGTGAACTCCCGCATCCACGGCGTCCTCACCCACTACCAGAAAagacaccccttagtgaaagtcaCGGCAGAGGATTTTGCTAATGACATAGAGCAAATCTCAGACACAAATGAAGCAGAAGACAAGAACAAGACTCAAAGGCAGGGCTATGGCGCGtacaggtgtaaaatgtgctcgTATACACACGGCACACTGGAAAAACTCAAAATTCACTATGAGAAATACCACAATCAGTCTGTGACAGAGATTTTCACACCCGGGTTGACAAATTTCTCAGTCAGCCAAGACACAGAACCGGTAGCGGAATGTAGTGCTGGTCATACTTCAAGCGCAGGGAAAATTCAGGAGGTCAATGATGTGGACTTCACCCTGTCTCACGCATCCATCAATAAGCCAGAGAAGCATGCCGTGTTCAAGTGTCAGctctgcaaatacttctgctccaccCGGAAAGGCATCGCTCGCCACTACCGCATCAAGCACAACAATGTGCGTGCTCAGCCGGAGGGTAAAAACAACGTCTTCAAATGTGCGCTGTGTTCGTACACCAATCCCATTCGCAAGGGCCTGGCAGCACACTACCAGAAGCGCCACGATATCGATGCTTACTATACCCACTGCCTGGCTGCTTCCAAGACTATGACTGAGAAGCCAAACAAAGTAATATTAACACCATCCTCCGAGCAGGAGAATTCAGAAATGAGCGAAGAAGTGCGCTTGGCCGTAGAGAGGAGAAAGTGTTCTCTTTGTCCCTTCCAGGCCTTTAGCAGAAAGAGCATTGTGTCGCACTATATCAAACGCCATCCGGGTGTCTTCCCCAAGAAGCAGCATGCTAGCAAGCTCAGTCGCTACTTTACTGTCATTTATGCCAAAGAACCTGAGAAAACGGATGATAGTGAAGGTGAAAACAAGGAAGCGTTGGACGACGCCCCGGATCCAGAGCAAGATGGGGACTGCCTGCCCTTTAAGTGTCTCAAATGTTTCCGGTTGTCCTTCAGCAACGGCCTGCTGCTATCTATGCACTACAATGACTACCACAGGACAGACTTCAAAAGAGACTTTGCCGTGTCGCCGGACCCCGTGGATGATGACGACGCGTCAGAGTCATTCCAGTGTTcccattgcgagctgaagtttcTGTCTCTACCCGATCTTGCCTCGCATCTGCTCAACCACAACGAAGAGTTTCAGAAGAGGGCCACTCGGCATGAGAGGAGACGACAGCTTCTCAACAAACAGAAATCAGCAGATGTACCCGAGAGCAAGTctgaaaag GAAAGCTGTGCAAACAAAGCTCCTATAGGCTTCAGGTGTAACTTCTGTGTGGAGGTGCATACAACCATCCGAGCTATATGCAATCACCTGAGGAAGCATGTCCAATATGGAGAGGTCAAAGAGGGACATGTCAAG CAGGAAGTCAGCGAGGTGGCCCTCACCATGCCATCGGAGAGACTCGTTAATGGTGgtgcagtggaggatgaagCCGGAAACGAACGACCCGAAGACGCCACAAAGGGTGTCGCTACACCGGAGTCTGATGCTGTTGAGGGGAAGTCTTCAGCACTCAAGCAACGGCTAGCGACGGGGGGCCACCCGTGTGCGCAGTGCGATCGGGTCTTCATGTCCATGCAGGGTCTCCGCTCCCACGAGAGGAGCCACTCCGCCATGGCCATGATCATCAGAGAGGACAAGTATAGCTGCCACTACTGCCAGTTTGTCTCACCCTTCAGACACAA TCTGGACAGACACATGCAGTCTCACCACGGACACCACAAACCCTTCAAGTGCAAACTCTGCCCCTTTAAGTCCGCCTACGTGAGCCGCTTGAAGAGCCACCTCCACAAGGCACACACTG GTGAGCAGCACACATATAAGTGCTTGTCCTGCCCTTTCTCCTCCATGACCATCAGCCAGTTAAAAGAGCATTCTTTGCAAGACCACGGCGAAGCCCTCACCCTTCCCAAACTGCGGGCTGCCACGCAGGCTGCACACAACGCTCTTAGGACCCCTACCCGATCGACCACCAATGCAGAGAACAGCCCCTTGACTCCAGAGG AGACTTCATATTGGGAACCGGCGGACGTCCAAGAGCAGCTCAGCCATTACCAGATTGCCTCTCGAACTCACACGTCTCCCAGCGACCATCGGCCCGACAGCATCCTCACCTGCGAGTTCTGCGAGTTCAGCTCTGGCTACATGCAGAGCCTGCGGCGACACTACCGAGACCGCCACGGTGGCAAGAAGCTCTTTAAATGCAAAGACTGCCCCTTCTTCACTTGCTACAA GAATACTTTCACCTTGCACGTGGAGGCAGgccacagcaacaacaacaacaacaacgtgCAGGAGGATGTCCAGAAAGACCTCCGCTGCCCTCTCTGTCTTTATCACACCAAATACAAAAGCAGCATGATCGACCACATTGTCCTGCACAGAG AGGAGCGCGTAGGTCCAATGGAAGTGAATCGCTCCAAGCTATCGCGTCACCTCCAAGGCATGGTGTTCCGCTGCCACAAGTGCACGTTCACATGCTCCAGCGACCACGCCCTGCAGATGCACCTGCACAAGCACGCCGAGCTCAAGCCTTACCGCTGCCAGCTTTGCTACTACGACAGCCGCCGCCGCAGCCAGCTGCAGGAGCACCTTCGCGTCGAGCACAAA GTCATCCGGAACTTCGAACTGATGGGCCGCGTCAACTTAGACCAGCTGGAGATGATGGacgagcaggaaaacagcagcgaggaagaggaggaggagctgcACAAGCAGCAGCCGCAGCTGGTGCAAGGGGAGGGACAAGAGGAGGAGCAGGGCAACACCATGGAGCTGTCAGTAGACAAACATGAGGCTGCTGCTGCAACGGAGGAGGATGAAGTCATGGAGATGACAGAGAGCCCGAAAGAGGAAGAGGGAGGCGTAGAGGATGACGAGCGGGAGGGCACCATcaaagaggaagaggaggaagatGATGAATTCAAAGACGCTGCAGAAGAAAGGCCTGTACTACAAG AAGTCCTTGCTTCCCCAACgaggagcagcagcagcagcagcagcagcagtagtagcagtagtagtagtggcagtagtagcagcagcagcagcggcGGAGAGAAGCGTCTTCCCTGCGAATTCTGTGGACGCTGCTTCACTAACAATCTAGAGTGGGAGCGCCATGTCCTTCGCCATGGAAT GATGGTGAACAAAAGCCAAATGGATTCCAGCGCAAATTCCAACACGGACGCCTCCGCCCCatcctccctctcttccacttCCATCGACACCGGACTGGAACTTTTAACCAACCAGGACGAGGACCATAACCCTTCGGCCATTTCACCGAGTAAGCCCATGGACGCAGAGTCGGTCGACGCAAAAAAGGATCAACAGTCTGATTGA